The following coding sequences are from one Streptomyces sp. V3I7 window:
- a CDS encoding HAD family hydrolase, whose amino-acid sequence MPVLVASDLDRTLIYSSAALALTMPDPRAPRLLCVEVHESRPLSYMTETAARLLTDLGDAAVFVPTTTRTRKQYQRINLPGPAPRYAICANGGHLLVDGVTDPDWHAGVLSRLADECAPLEEIRAHLEASTDPAWVRKHRVAEDLFAYLVVERELLPEGWVKDLAVWAENRGWTVSLQGRKLYAVPKPLTKSAAVREVARRTGAELTLTAGDSLLDADLLLAGDRGWRPGHGELADADWTAPAIIALSERGVLAGERITREFLRAARGDGAAGRAAQGL is encoded by the coding sequence ATGCCGGTACTGGTGGCGAGCGACCTCGACCGGACGCTGATCTACTCCTCGGCGGCCCTGGCCCTGACCATGCCCGACCCGCGGGCCCCGAGGCTGCTGTGCGTCGAGGTCCACGAGAGCAGGCCGCTGTCGTACATGACGGAGACGGCCGCGCGGCTGCTGACCGACCTCGGGGACGCGGCGGTGTTCGTGCCGACGACCACTCGGACGCGCAAGCAGTACCAGCGCATCAACCTGCCGGGCCCGGCGCCGCGCTACGCGATCTGCGCCAACGGCGGCCATCTGCTGGTCGACGGCGTCACCGACCCGGACTGGCACGCCGGTGTGCTGTCCCGGCTCGCCGACGAGTGCGCGCCACTGGAGGAGATCCGCGCCCACCTGGAGGCCTCCACCGACCCGGCCTGGGTGCGCAAGCACCGGGTGGCGGAGGACCTCTTCGCCTACCTGGTCGTCGAGCGCGAACTGCTGCCCGAGGGCTGGGTGAAGGACCTCGCCGTGTGGGCGGAGAACCGGGGCTGGACCGTCTCCCTCCAGGGCCGCAAGCTCTACGCCGTCCCGAAGCCGCTCACCAAGAGCGCGGCCGTCCGCGAGGTCGCCCGCCGCACCGGCGCGGAGCTGACGCTGACGGCCGGGGACTCGCTGCTCGACGCCGACCTGCTGCTCGCGGGAGACCGCGGCTGGCGCCCCGGCCACGGCGAACTCGCCGACGCCGACTGGACGGCCCCGGCGATCATCGCCCTGTCGGAACGCGGCGTCCTGGCGGGCGAGCGGATCACACGAGAGTTTCTGCGGGCGGCACGGGGAGATGGGGCGGCCGGGCGGGCGGCCCAAGGGTTGTAG